In one Sporomusa sphaeroides DSM 2875 genomic region, the following are encoded:
- a CDS encoding TolC family protein, producing the protein MTTFNLSGNLAKRATALLVGGMLATAALPGFAAPVELTLDEAIDMALKTNPSIKMSESDLKKSEWDVKGAKAAKSPSVNLSHNSIRSKSAESSVAAYNSTTGQLFSVPIPSSIGNRYTNSVDLTLPLYTGGKLEGTIEKAQLGNKSAAFGLEKTRQQIKLDATTGYYAILQTRNLVKLSEESLDQLNSHLKNVEAQYAAGTVAKTDVLRSEVEKASAEQSLIRAKNSYELAVSGLNNIIGLPLETEIAVQEDLPYEQYDKTLAECIEVALVNRPDLAQVRASVASAKADIKVAKSGNKPVIAASASEQWSDNDFPGTDNNNWTIGISANYNLFDSGLTRSQVKGAEAGLDKATEQLRQAQDAAQLEVRQAYLNMKEAEKRIDTSKVAVTKAEEDFKIAQVRYSAGVGTNLDVIDSQVALTSAKTDYVQALYDYNTSRAKLDKAMGIAVE; encoded by the coding sequence ATGACAACATTCAATTTATCCGGCAACCTGGCTAAGCGTGCCACGGCACTACTTGTCGGCGGCATGCTGGCGACAGCTGCACTTCCGGGCTTTGCCGCGCCGGTAGAGCTTACGCTTGATGAAGCCATCGACATGGCCCTCAAAACCAACCCGTCAATTAAAATGTCTGAATCTGATCTGAAAAAATCCGAATGGGATGTAAAGGGCGCAAAAGCAGCTAAATCACCGTCGGTGAATCTTTCTCACAACTCTATCCGGTCTAAGAGTGCCGAATCGAGTGTGGCGGCCTATAATTCGACGACAGGACAGCTTTTTTCAGTACCCATTCCGTCAAGTATTGGCAACAGATACACCAACAGTGTTGATCTGACCCTGCCTTTATATACTGGCGGCAAGCTGGAAGGCACTATCGAAAAAGCCCAGTTGGGGAATAAATCGGCTGCCTTTGGCCTGGAAAAGACCCGTCAGCAGATTAAACTGGATGCCACTACCGGATATTATGCTATCCTGCAAACCCGCAACCTGGTGAAACTGAGTGAAGAATCGTTAGACCAGCTCAATAGTCACTTGAAAAATGTTGAAGCCCAGTATGCTGCCGGAACGGTAGCCAAAACTGACGTATTGCGTTCAGAAGTGGAAAAAGCCAGTGCGGAACAAAGCCTGATTAGAGCTAAAAATTCCTACGAGCTTGCGGTATCCGGCCTTAATAATATTATCGGCCTGCCGCTTGAGACTGAGATCGCGGTTCAAGAGGATTTGCCATATGAACAATATGATAAGACTTTGGCAGAATGCATTGAAGTTGCCCTTGTCAACCGTCCGGATTTAGCGCAGGTCAGGGCGAGCGTCGCCAGTGCCAAAGCCGATATTAAGGTGGCGAAAAGCGGCAATAAGCCGGTAATAGCGGCTTCTGCTTCCGAACAATGGAGTGACAATGATTTTCCCGGCACCGATAACAATAATTGGACTATCGGTATTAGTGCCAACTACAACCTGTTTGATTCAGGCTTAACCAGATCGCAGGTCAAAGGCGCCGAAGCCGGTCTGGATAAAGCCACCGAGCAGCTGCGCCAGGCACAGGATGCCGCCCAGCTGGAAGTGCGTCAGGCCTATCTTAATATGAAAGAGGCCGAAAAACGCATTGATACCAGTAAGGTGGCTGTAACAAAAGCCGAAGAAGATTTTAAAATTGCCCAGGTGCGTTACAGCGCCGGCGTGGGTACCAACCTTGACGTTATTGACTCACAGGTTGCTCTGACTTCAGCCAAGACTGATTATGTGCAGGCACTGTATGACTATAACACCAGCCGGGCAAAACTCGACAAAGCTATGGGAATAGCAGTAGAATAG
- a CDS encoding MlaD family protein, protein MNTEAKVGAITLAGLMLLAGMIVYLTGISFGEKGYPVQAVFNQVNGLKPGNLVRYAGVEIGTVADVRVLPEGVSAHIILNPGVKIPVGSKITIGSDGLLGEKFINIVPPREVNGFLAPNAQVLGENPQGLDELMVSANEVLAEVKILVAALNDVVGDEKVRAALKETALNTRAVTANLERLTATLAGMAETNQVEVAAMVSNLKDMSVSLNSTAARVDKMLADVDNNGQTAEDLRETIAAFRQTSSRVERMAAALEGVVTDPDTASNLKDTLKNARDATSKANQMLTKVAEIKTEASVEAIYNPDKHEYQSNANFTINTSPRDFAVIGVTDIGEANKVNLQVGKSGSGFDQRIGLIESKAGVGMDAKLGSQLRMSLDVYDPNDVRVKLRTQYEVAPDTFLVGQTSNINKSDEKTSYYGVRRAF, encoded by the coding sequence GTGAATACCGAAGCCAAAGTGGGAGCGATAACCCTGGCCGGCCTAATGCTGCTGGCCGGGATGATTGTATATTTAACCGGCATAAGTTTTGGCGAAAAGGGATATCCGGTCCAGGCTGTATTTAATCAGGTAAATGGTTTGAAGCCAGGCAATCTGGTGCGTTATGCCGGGGTGGAAATTGGCACAGTTGCCGATGTCCGGGTGCTGCCTGAGGGTGTGTCAGCCCATATTATACTTAACCCTGGCGTGAAAATTCCGGTTGGCTCAAAAATTACCATTGGGTCTGACGGGCTATTGGGGGAAAAGTTCATCAATATTGTACCGCCCCGGGAAGTAAACGGCTTTCTGGCCCCTAATGCGCAGGTATTGGGTGAGAATCCTCAGGGGCTGGATGAGTTGATGGTGTCGGCCAATGAGGTGCTGGCTGAAGTTAAAATCCTGGTGGCAGCCCTTAATGATGTGGTTGGTGATGAAAAAGTCCGGGCGGCGCTTAAGGAAACGGCGTTAAACACCAGGGCTGTTACCGCCAACCTGGAAAGGCTGACAGCCACGTTGGCCGGCATGGCCGAGACTAACCAGGTCGAAGTCGCGGCCATGGTCAGTAATCTCAAGGACATGTCAGTCAGCCTTAATTCTACCGCAGCCCGGGTAGATAAAATGCTTGCCGATGTTGATAACAACGGGCAGACTGCCGAAGATTTGCGGGAAACCATTGCCGCCTTCCGGCAGACCAGCAGTCGGGTGGAAAGAATGGCTGCCGCGTTAGAAGGGGTTGTAACAGACCCGGACACTGCCAGCAATCTTAAGGACACTCTCAAGAATGCCAGAGATGCCACCTCCAAGGCCAACCAAATGCTGACAAAGGTGGCAGAGATTAAAACCGAAGCCAGTGTTGAAGCCATATACAACCCGGACAAGCATGAATACCAAAGCAATGCCAATTTTACTATCAATACTTCGCCCCGTGATTTTGCCGTCATCGGTGTTACGGATATTGGCGAAGCCAATAAAGTAAACTTACAGGTAGGCAAGAGCGGCTCAGGCTTCGACCAGCGGATAGGTCTTATTGAAAGCAAAGCCGGAGTGGGCATGGATGCCAAACTCGGCAGCCAACTGCGCATGTCGCTGGATGTATATGATCCAAATGATGTGCGGGTCAAGCTGCGTACCCAGTATGAGGTGGCGCCAGATACTTTTCTTGTAGGCCAGACCAGCAATATCAACAAAAGCGATGAAAAAACGTCATACTACGGCGTGCGGCGAGCCTTTTAA
- a CDS encoding ABC transporter ATP-binding protein — protein MIKLINVNMNFRGKEILKDISLTIEQGEIMVIIGPSGSGKSTLLRLIIGLLQPTAGEVWVNGREISHMNEDELNKIRLEMGMVFQYSALFDSMSVGENVAFGLRQHTAMPEEEIARTVRRKLRMVGLRGQENAMPNELSGGMKKRVSLARAIAINPHIVLYDEPTAGLDPIMSNTIDRLIVSTRRMIDATSVVVTHDMASAFSIADRIAMIYGGGIVEIGTPAMIKQSENPIVAKFIRGATGIAENRGRSRA, from the coding sequence GTGATTAAACTTATTAATGTCAATATGAATTTTCGCGGCAAAGAAATACTGAAAGACATTAGCCTGACAATTGAACAAGGGGAAATTATGGTTATTATCGGTCCCAGCGGTTCCGGCAAAAGTACGCTGCTAAGACTTATCATCGGTCTCTTGCAGCCCACTGCCGGTGAGGTTTGGGTTAATGGCCGGGAGATTTCCCATATGAATGAGGATGAGCTTAATAAAATCAGGCTGGAGATGGGGATGGTATTCCAATACTCAGCCCTGTTTGACTCCATGTCGGTGGGGGAGAATGTAGCCTTCGGCCTCAGGCAGCATACCGCCATGCCGGAGGAGGAAATTGCCCGGACGGTGCGGCGCAAGTTGCGCATGGTGGGCCTCAGGGGCCAGGAAAATGCCATGCCGAACGAACTGTCAGGCGGTATGAAAAAACGGGTCAGCTTAGCCCGGGCTATTGCCATTAATCCGCATATTGTGCTGTATGATGAACCCACCGCCGGGCTTGACCCCATCATGTCCAACACGATTGACCGGTTAATTGTCAGCACCAGACGGATGATTGACGCTACTTCGGTTGTTGTTACCCATGATATGGCGAGCGCTTTTAGCATTGCCGACCGGATTGCCATGATTTATGGCGGCGGCATTGTGGAAATTGGCACACCGGCCATGATAAAACAATCGGAAAATCCCATTGTGGCGAAGTTTATCCGGGGAGCCACAGGGATAGCGGAAAATAGAGGGAGGTCCAGAGCGTGA
- a CDS encoding MlaE family ABC transporter permease, with amino-acid sequence MLIEFFARTGRMVIGILENAGQVLILLGQSIYHLRGLSTTLLVRQMAHLGADSLPIVLLTMLFTGMVMTVQTGHEFVKYGAQSSVGGLVAVAMGRELSPVLTGVVFAGRVGAAITAEIGSMKVTEQIDALRVMAVNPIAYLVVPRMLACMLMLPVLVIFANGIGIIGSYIIATTYTGITSFTFFNSIKVFAVPHDITGGLIKAMFFGAIIAIIGCHKGLTTAQGAEGVGRATTGSVVLSIILIFISNYFLSVILYR; translated from the coding sequence ATGCTTATTGAGTTTTTCGCCCGTACAGGGAGAATGGTTATTGGCATTCTGGAAAATGCAGGACAGGTCCTGATTCTGTTAGGTCAGAGTATATACCATTTGCGCGGGTTGAGCACCACGCTGCTTGTGCGGCAGATGGCTCATCTGGGGGCGGATTCGCTGCCTATCGTGTTATTAACCATGCTGTTTACCGGTATGGTTATGACTGTCCAGACAGGTCATGAATTTGTCAAATACGGGGCGCAGTCGTCGGTCGGCGGGCTGGTGGCGGTGGCGATGGGCCGTGAATTGTCGCCGGTCCTGACCGGCGTAGTATTTGCCGGGCGGGTAGGCGCTGCTATCACGGCTGAAATTGGCTCGATGAAGGTAACAGAGCAAATTGACGCCTTGCGGGTTATGGCAGTAAATCCGATAGCGTACCTGGTCGTGCCCAGGATGCTTGCCTGTATGCTTATGCTGCCTGTACTGGTTATCTTTGCCAATGGTATTGGTATCATTGGCAGTTATATAATTGCCACAACCTATACCGGCATTACCTCTTTTACTTTTTTTAATTCCATTAAGGTTTTTGCCGTGCCGCATGACATTACCGGCGGTCTGATCAAAGCCATGTTCTTTGGTGCCATTATTGCCATTATCGGCTGCCACAAAGGCCTGACCACCGCCCAGGGCGCGGAAGGGGTAGGCCGGGCGACAACAGGCTCGGTGGTGCTGTCCATTATTTTGATTTTTATCAGCAATTATTTTTTATCAGTTATACTTTATCGCTAG
- the larA gene encoding nickel-dependent lactate racemase, whose amino-acid sequence MFTEFHLGYGSEEIKISLPQQQILHVIEGKHAEAVADIPAAVKAALANPIGTPPLNQIVKTGDKVCLIASDITRAWVRHDLFLPPLLDELNAADIPDSDITLVVALGAHRHHTAEENITTYGQEVVERITIKQSHAPVAADFVKIGTTSRGVDSYIYKTVAQADKVILTGGIAYHLMAGFGGGRKSIMPGISGYSSIQGNHSFCLHDTVGQGISPHCISGKLSGNNMHEDMTEMAAMLGPAFLLNAVLTPAGKFAGFVAGHWHDAWLEGCRTVEDIFGVPITAKADLVIGSAGGFPKDINLYQGSKTIDNAYMAVKEGGVIILLLECRDIKEPPDFSGWFDFVSLQDRELQLRKGFTVPGFIALKCGLIAKQVSLILVTLPQNKDFIAKAGIIPATSLEEAMAIAEQKLGGKDYTITVMPHAANTVPVLKG is encoded by the coding sequence ATGTTCACTGAATTTCACTTGGGGTATGGGAGCGAAGAAATTAAGATCAGTCTTCCCCAACAGCAAATTTTGCATGTCATTGAAGGCAAACATGCCGAGGCGGTGGCAGATATTCCCGCCGCCGTCAAAGCAGCCCTTGCCAACCCCATCGGTACTCCGCCGCTTAACCAAATTGTTAAAACCGGTGATAAAGTATGTCTCATCGCCAGTGACATCACCCGTGCCTGGGTACGGCACGACCTGTTCCTGCCGCCGCTGCTGGACGAACTTAATGCAGCCGATATACCGGATAGCGATATTACCCTGGTCGTGGCCCTCGGCGCCCATCGTCATCATACTGCAGAGGAAAACATCACCACCTATGGTCAGGAAGTGGTTGAGCGAATTACGATTAAGCAAAGTCATGCTCCTGTTGCCGCGGATTTCGTAAAAATTGGCACCACCAGCCGCGGCGTGGATAGCTACATTTATAAGACGGTGGCCCAGGCTGATAAAGTCATTCTGACCGGCGGTATTGCTTATCACCTGATGGCCGGCTTCGGAGGGGGCCGCAAATCGATTATGCCCGGCATCTCAGGCTATAGCAGCATTCAGGGCAATCACAGCTTCTGCCTGCATGACACGGTGGGGCAAGGCATCAGTCCCCACTGCATTTCCGGCAAACTCAGCGGCAACAATATGCACGAGGACATGACGGAAATGGCGGCGATGCTTGGGCCTGCCTTCCTGCTTAACGCCGTGTTAACACCGGCAGGGAAGTTTGCCGGATTTGTTGCCGGGCACTGGCATGATGCCTGGCTGGAAGGCTGCCGTACGGTGGAAGATATCTTCGGGGTACCCATCACTGCCAAGGCTGATCTCGTCATTGGCTCGGCCGGTGGTTTTCCCAAAGACATTAACCTGTACCAGGGCTCGAAAACCATAGATAATGCCTATATGGCCGTAAAGGAAGGCGGCGTTATCATCCTGCTGCTGGAATGCCGGGACATCAAGGAGCCGCCTGATTTTAGCGGCTGGTTTGATTTTGTGTCCCTGCAGGACCGGGAGCTGCAACTGCGCAAAGGTTTTACTGTTCCCGGTTTTATTGCGCTAAAGTGCGGCTTGATTGCAAAACAGGTATCTCTTATCCTGGTTACCCTGCCCCAAAACAAGGATTTCATTGCCAAGGCCGGGATAATCCCTGCCACCTCCCTGGAGGAAGCCATGGCTATTGCCGAACAGAAGCTGGGCGGCAAAGATTACACAATTACCGTAATGCCCCACGCAGCCAACACCGTACCTGTGTTGAAAGGATAA